The genomic interval GAGGCAGGAGGCTGAGATCAAAACGATGACACCCACCTTTACAACCAAGATTTTGATTCCATTTTACCTCCAAAATATCTGATATTTACCTTCCATCCTTTTGTCAAGTTAATAATAATCAGTGAtatcaaatcatcaatatacTGAGCAAGCGAAATTTAAGCTTGATCAATTAGTCCAGATATTATACAGTTGTATAAAAGCTTTCTAGGAAACAAACTTTTTGCTGACACATCTTTCTGTTTGATCTCAGGGGGTCCGGTTTGATCCAGAGATCCCCCAGACCCTGCGGCTGGAGTTCGCCAAGGCCAACACCAAGATGGCCAAGAACAAGCTGGTTGGAACCCCcaacccccctccctcccagcaGAGCCCCGGGCCACAGTTCATTGGCAGAGACCCATGTGAGTACCTCGACCAATCGCCCGTCCGTCCTTGAGCTCGTCTTagtttttgtctgtgctgcgaCTTCCTGTGGCCATTAGTTACTCTTGTTTGAGGTTACTGGACAGCTGTTTCCCTTTAGGATTTGTTGTCATTAGCGGAGgagtgtttgtgcttcagctgTGACTATGCATGAAAAATGGACACTGACTTGGCTGCTAGTTGCTGAAAAgtagatttttcttttaatggtgTCGTGTTTGCTCCTCATCGAAACACTGTCGCGCCGTGGAAACCGGCTAATGTCACTTCTCTCATTAATCAGTTACCAGAAAAAGTGTTTCTTTGAAATCAGATTCTCTGCACTTATGGGTTAACTTCATTATAGTTCTCCCCCTAAATGTCAGGCCCCCTGTTAGATTAATGATTCATAAACAGTACGTGTTCACCGTTAGCCGTTGCTCTCATTATTCGGACTCAAGACCTTTGAGTGCCATGCGTGTATGGAATCTGCTAGTTCAGCTCCGTGCTCCTTTTTATCCATTTGGTTAAACATTTTTCTAAGGAGTTAAGGATTCTGCAAGAATCAGCCATTGAGAGTTGAACATAGGCCAGCTGTGGTCATACATTCCTCCCAAATGACCGAACTGCTCTTATCTTggatctttttatttttattttttgccagAAAAAGGGTGTGTACTTGGGGCCCCGGTGGAAAATGGAAGGAAACGATCAGTGAATGAAACCATGACGTAATCGCCAGGAGAGAAATTGCTGTCATTTCCTGATAAGAGATGTTTAAATCAGCCATTTTTCTGATCATGCTGTGATAAACACTTAGcgggagacacagagagcaaaggGAAAAGCTGTGCGGCTATCTGGTGGTTCTGTCTCTGTACACTTACTCTGTACCACTCTGCACTGTCACCTATCTCTTCACTCATGCACCgtgctgtttttgttatttttgcctttttgtcaCTTTATACTCTACTCAGTGAGTAAATCATCATATCTGAGGTTGTTTCCTCTCAGTTTATCCTGAATTAAGTCTGCTTTACCcatttcggggggggggggtatttgACTGTTTGCTGAACACTGCCCCCTCAGTGAGTGCTGCTACGCCTGTTAAGCTTGCTGATCTCACGTGGGACACAAGATGCAGTTAATAATGATAATGGGGTCATATTTGCTACTCGAAATACTCAGTAATTCTGTGACAAATTTAGGCATTTGTAGCCGATGGCCGTCAGTTTTGCtggctgaaatgacagctgtcaCAGCTTCGGCTAACTAGCTAATCAAGCTAATGTTAGTTTCATGATAAATGTCAAAAAGTCAGCATCCCGATCCCGTTCGTGTGCCATTTAGAGGACATGTAGTTTAATGCTATGTTAGTGTCTTAGctatgataataaaataaggtAACATCAGAGCGTTTCATTCTAACATAATCCTGTTTGGCTAGTTAGCTTACACAGGCTACTTGTTCATGTTTGAAACTGCATGCAAAGATACAATAGAAAAGGCTTTTAGGATGTGGATTAAGCAACACGTTTGGCAGATGTAAGGTCGTCACAGTGGGGCAATTCTGCACAGTGGATGTGGTCGTTGGAAAagggctttttttgttttttttaacgtGTCTTGTAACCCACACATTAATGGCGTTAGTTAATGATGTGCCCCTTGGCATTGGGAGTAAGGCTCTGTTACTACTGTGGGTAATAAACTAGCAGATGGACATGCTAACGATTGTAGCTTACGTTAGCTTGACATGCTAATGCTGCTAGTCACTGTTGGAGGAATGGGTTTAGTGAACATTTGTTGTAAAGAAATGAAACGAGAGGAAGCTACGTCAGATAACTCCTACTCACCTGCAGTGCACCTCCACGACCACCTATAcgacctccacctccaccctgtCTCTCTAGCCACTCACCTATCCACTGGCCACCCTCCTcactccactcctcctcttcttctttccacagATGAGCTCACAGTGCCTGCTCTATATCCCAGCAGCCCAGACGTGTGGGCGTCATACCCGCTGTACCCGGCGGAGCTGTCGCCGGCCCTCCCACCCGCTTTCACCTACCCCTCCTCGCTCCACGCTCAGGTAACCTGCAAAACCcaccccctcttcctcccccaccACCAGCTCGACCACTGCCTGTCACCTCCTCCCGAGCCCACCGCACGAACGGCTGCCGTCAGCCCTGAAATCACTCTCCGCTCCATCCCACAGCACACGCCACCCAGTCATTTGCAGATTTACAGATCTGATGATTAGCTCTCATCCAGTTGTTTTGAAATCAAGGGGGTAGTTTCCTATTTTTCATACAGTTAGGCAAAGTCATGTCCAAAGTGCAGTCTATGGGATCAGGAAGCAGCTCTTAAAAAAAGCctaaatacattttctcatgttcgaggtcttcttttttttttttttttacttagtATTTGTTAACCACtttcaacatttacacacaaaataTCAGCAATCATAGCCTGAAACTGCCACTTCTGAAATACTGATAGGTCATGATCATCCACTCTGAAAGCGCTCCATAAAAGCAGGATGTGGATCAGGAATTTGATATATCGAATTTGTTTATTGATAGTGAAATTAGTGACtttataaatatttaatttacaggGTGTAGTCCATTTTTGCAGACGTGTAATGCTGTTTTACCCTCCTCCTGAGAGGAACTGCTACCTGATCCCATTAACTTCCAGGAATcgaactaaactaaactaatcTCACAGCTCACCATACCCTGATGGTGCAAGCAGAGACACAAGAAAGGGTTTGACTGACTTTTAAGTGCACTAAGTAGGAAAAATAGTAATGGTGGCTGAGTGAGGAGCTATTCCCTAAATTCAAAATAGCACATGTTTAAAATATTCCCCAAAACTGATCTATGTATTTAAGCATACAGAGTTCCTGCTTCGGCATGTTTTATAAAATTAAGAATTCAACATCAAGAAAAGGTTGAAAATGTGGAAATCTGTCTCACATCACTGAGAACAGTTGACACTTTGAACCATTAACTCATCATGTCACTTTATTTATCTCAATTAGTGGCATCATCCATACAGCTGCAAGCCTGAGCGGTTTGAAAGGTTTGCATCATCATTTGaccatcacctcctccattAATTAAATCCCTGCTTTTCAACCAACCGTGATCCAGTTTATTGAGGTCTTCTAATCTGCGCAGCTCCACTGTGGGTTCACACCGTTCACATAAGAGTTCATTATTGATCTCTTGAAATTCTTCTCATGGAGCCTGTTTGGTGCTGGCTGACCCTGATAAGATCTCCGTATTAGACATGCTGTTTCTGAATTTTATGTTTGTTGATTGGTTTTGAAGCTTGCACAGAGTTCTTTGCTGTATTTCAAACTCAAATTGGGAGCGTCGTAGAGCATATTTCCATGTATAATGCAGATACTGAGGTTGTTAAATATAAAGGCCCGTAGCAAAGACACTAAAACTGAAGCTCAGATGATGTCAGAATTTGAAATGAGTGCAAGCTGAATCTGCCAAGCTGGCATTTTTCCATACACGTCAGATATGTGAgcatacagtgacacacacgcagaatCTGCCTTTGTGATTTCAGTAGGGGGTTGGGGCTTATGTTTGCATCGCACTGTCCCTTCTGACCTAGAGTGGATGCTGAGGTGAAAatatgtgtcacacacacacacacacacacacacacacacacacacacacacacaagacttcattttcaatttctgcTAACATGAGCTCggcattctgtctgtctggttaATCAGCTGCTGTCTTCTAGTGAGACTACAGTGATGTTATTGGATTGCTAGTAAAGGGTAATGACTTGGCTGTTTTCAAGGTAATGGATCTCAGAAAAACAATACGTCTTTCTTTTGTGTTACATTATGTGAATTTCAGGAGGATGACTGTGTGAgttatatagaaatatataagGTGTGTGACCATTGGTGATGGGTAATGCccttttttaaaactttatttatttatttattttatttatttgcaaggattaaacaaatgaattatATAATTTTAATTAGTGATTTTTACAGGTGTTGGGAGGTGGAATTTCCTGGCTTTGGACAGAGGCGGGCAaactgtttcccctgtttccgGTCTtattgctaagctaagctaacagctgcttgCTAATATTTACTATACAGATATGACACTGGTATCGATTTCCATCTTATTTCAACTCCCGGCAAGACAGCAAATCATTTCTCACAATGTGAAACTATCCTGTTAAATGTCACCCAAAGTACTCAGATATTCATCTATATGTAAAAGTCCCGCACTCCAGCTTTAAAGTAGGTATGAATAGAAATGGTATGCAGAAGGGGCATTTGTGTGTACGTACGTGTGCAAGTATGTTGActtatgtatgaatgtgtatgtttaGATTCGCTGGCTCCCACCTGCAGATGGAACTCCTCAGGGATGGAAGTCCAGGCAGTTCTGCTGAAGTATGTGTGAGtaacaacgcacacacacacacacacacacacacacacacacacacacactgccctgcaaagacaaagaagtGTACATTGAACCTTATGGTTAaaatacttaagtaaatgtTATGACACCTTGTTTAAACGGGCTCGGCGATATTCCCAAACACATGCCAGGTATATCACACAGTGTTACTCCACGCACGCGGTGAGTGCGTCAAGTGAGCGCCCTCTTCTCGCCCTCAAACCTCACATGGAAAAACGTCCATCCAGCTAACTGCCAGACATGCAACACACTAACGCAAAACAAATTAGCCTTTTAGAAGTAAATGTGGGAGTGTAAAACCCAGCGGGTCAATGAAACCGCAGCCACTGCTTGTACATCATCATAAGAGGTCGCAGGGTACGGAGGGTCGACTTCTCCCATTGATGTGATGCTTGATCTCAGGCATCAAAGGCAGCGCGTCAAACAGAATATACAACGAGCTCCGATGCCAACGTTTTAATAAAACAGAGCGGGTAGATCTCAGCAAATATGActaaaatgctaatatcagctgCTTTGATAGGTAATGTTATTACAGCCAGTGGTGAAAGTCACTCAGTATATTCAGACAAGTACTGTTTTGAGATGCTTGTACTTGATTATGTTGTATGAACATGAGCTTCGGGCAAACTGACCAGTATTCATGCtccctttagctctgttttagtcCTAGCTGACAAGATGAAATATCTTGCTGTTTAGCTGCTAATAgttagctagttgctaactttgtctgtgcCTTTCTGCTATTTGACACTTTGCAGGTAGCATATCTCTGAAAAGCAGCATACAGTGGGCTCATGAAAACTGATAACAGCCGTTTGCTATGATTGGAAAGAGCGATAAACAACAAATTTACAGGCTAGAAAACCAAAATAATCAACTGGAAGAGACTAAAATGCTCTGTGGAGCAAATGAAACTGCAGGgtcgggtgataattctctgcgggttcatcactacaagcaacTTCTTTCACAGTGTACATAATCATTTCATCCTTTGTCAATACAAAAATCTTGtctggtgcagctttaagttaAATGAGCTGAATACTTCTTCCCGTTTCACCTTTTTACATAGAAAAGGTTATTCATTAAGATGGTGCACGCTAAGTAGTTTTTGTGGAGGACCACAGGGAACTTATTGGTTCCACTATCGGAAGGACGCCTGATATTTATTGTACTCGTGCGTGAGGGGAAAGTTTATTACTGTGCTCTCACTCTTTGCAATAATAAACACTGAATATTGTCCTATAATAATGTTGGTGCCGTACTGCAGATATTAGGgtatatttgtcattttgtcagacCTTGGCAggataaaatacagtttttaattTAGAAGACGTTTTTGGCATTTGCGCATTATGACAGAGAACACAGTGGAGAATTATAAAGAAGATGATGCAGAAACTGACGGAGGATGCGAAGCTCCAAAAGGTCGTAAATGCAGAATATGCGCCATGACCTGCTGAGGTACCTGGGTACTGCCAGAAGGGTCATGTTTATGAATCtttattaaaaaatgattaGCATGGGgctttatttcaaataaattaCAGAGGAATTCGTTTTAGTGGAGCGCTGCACAGTACATAGTAACTTCTAATAAGTGCCTTCATAAGTACATGAGTCAATTATAACCATGCGTGAGCCACACAGCGTATGTGCTTCGCTCTCTGGTTCAGACAAACTAAACGCTGTTGTGCttgcaggaaaacaaaaccacaaagcaCAACAAATCCCCTGCTAgcctgtgtatctgtgtttgctgtgtgtgtgtgtgagtgagtgtgtgtgtttgcacttggCGCCAGTCACACTGTCACCAGTACCCTCCCTTCAATGTCTCGGGACAGGAAGAAACATGTTCTCTCGACCCCTTAGGGAGTCGATGgggagtgggtgggtgggtggtgatGGTAGCGTGGAGGCTAACATTCATCAAGCTCTTGATTGGTGCTAGTCCTGTCCTGTCTCTTTGTAACCCTGCATCATGGCTCACTTTTCTATTTCCAGAGACCGAAACATACTgcgtgaagaaaaaaaagctgttggGAGTAATTTGGTGTTTTGGGGATTTTGCCGCTGTCAGGGGGGTAAAGGAggaagcgagaggaggagggagggactTGGAGGAAATAATTACTCCTGTATCAAACCAGGAGGAAGTCATTTGGCCGGTCAGGCTGCCCCAGTGGATATTAGCCTCTCAATGAAACGACAACACCCCCACATCCGGCTCGCAGTGGAGGGTGAAGTGAAGCTGAGACATCCAGTCAGAATATTGTGATAATTACAGGCCGCTGCAGCAGATATACACATATGCAACACACTCAAATTATGTAGTGTGCAGCGTACATGCCCAGTCACACAGTGAGGCCTCTCACAGTGTGCACTCAGACAAAAAGGTTCAGTGCATCCAAACTACACAAACgtgttttcattttactcaCTTGTACtttgcagttgtgtttttgttgtcctGGTTTTGATGTCCGATATTACTGAGGTGAAACGAATTTTGTCAGCAGCTTCATCTCCTTCCAGAAACAGCAACCTTGTTACTCTGGAAaaccacagacctcactgtgagCGGTTTTCTTTGGGACTCCTTCTTAAGAAATAGCCCCTAACCGCTCACAGTGACGTCTGTGGATTGTCCAGAATAACGGGGGACACTGTTTCtggacagagatggaaaaagcGCCACAAACTAACTCCATTCATCTCCACTGAATTGTGGTGGAGGCGGAAATATCAGAGATAGATTAAGAGAGAGATATCGGAAAACCTGAACCAAACTAGACAGAGGTAAGTGAAGAAACATTTTTTAGGAAGCAACACGAGACAGC from Chaetodon auriga isolate fChaAug3 chromosome 24, fChaAug3.hap1, whole genome shotgun sequence carries:
- the LOC143317376 gene encoding RNA-binding protein with multiple splicing-like isoform X1 yields the protein MNNNKIEKENEQSEFTNHEEEVRTLFVSGLPLDIKPRELYLLFRPFKGYEGSLIKLTSKQPVGFVSFDSRSEAEAAKNALNGVRFDPEIPQTLRLEFAKANTKMAKNKLVGTPNPPPSQQSPGPQFIGRDPYELTVPALYPSSPDVWASYPLYPAELSPALPPAFTYPSSLHAQIRWLPPADGTPQGWKSRQFC